A window from Cherax quadricarinatus isolate ZL_2023a chromosome 72, ASM3850222v1, whole genome shotgun sequence encodes these proteins:
- the LOC128701362 gene encoding uncharacterized protein isoform X3, protein MTVFSREISLAKLSSSDIVQRRWRDEKPQNQRIYTSENIENLSLSPKDRVQNLSSQSLCVSSRDRSQGLEVSARVRSPGSDVPTREGSQGSPVSTRERSQDSPVSTRERLQDSPVSTRERSQGSPVSTKKLSQGSPVSTRRSQGSPVSTRSQGSPVSTRRSQSSPVSTRGRSQVSCVSTKRLSQGSPVSTRRSQGSPVSTRRSQGSPVSTRSQGSPVSTRRSQGSPVSTRERSQVSSISTRQSQCLHTPPDYRSECSRMPPEYRSKHSCMPPEYRSQHSYMPPEYGSKHSCMPPEYRLQYSHPPPEYRSLHTHPPPEYRLQHTHPPPEYRSQGSHIPRNSSVSSDQGWPHSSVSFFGRCRSLSVSDEGRSLNRSVHDDEMPRNSNSGRQENSHISRKKDTKENLWKMKSRSTKEENVNKGKTTEVYVKFAETLDENIDIFGYIANRLPPGREFTLMNRTIDPNTRNTIVTLQCKSKNLASRLKAELKKGNNKCQTKILCFDTLQEASGFEMKKQQEVEKSFEQHVQQIKRRSESVLAEHYEKLSVVECRIQEMQHTRTKYMSIREFEAQSGERRALQDKEKELNLQKEEFLKYLKNALIELDKAKESIHFEKIASETRLNLAIECNRLSSAFPIYARRTDILDTVKNNQVSVIIGETGSGKSTQLAQYFFQGGLAKAGMIACTQPRKIAASTLAVHVAKELGTAVGQLVGYKVGMQTRTTNSTKILYMTDHILLNECLQDQNLSAFSCIIIDEAHERSIYTDLLLGMIKECLQNRPDLHLVITSATINPEVFVKYFKECPVLSVSGRMFPVEVEWKEPVMGAESFGNYQEEAILKTIDVHQSEGKGDILVFLTSPLETEKCCERFQGLMNGKPVDYVTLQLHGRLQGDEQQKVFDPVPGNKRKIVFATNCAETSVTIPGIKYVIDTGLVKEMKFDPIRKMSTLAVTMVTQSSAKQRQGRAGRLGPGKCFRLYTEDDFKKMNPDSLPEILRVHIGHAMLKLMELGVDPLKFDYIMSPSVDAMEEAFKSLVHIGAVSERKMTELGKWIAKMPFDPKYGAFVYEAVQAGAGLEAIIIAAASGTSSLFYRAGTNEEKEKADRHKIRFCHEGGDQLTLLTVFREWHKIMEKEKGKWCCNHYINGKSIKGVRETTNEVLHTLKKEMKVDIKFSFGKPETLDNLLVGLLFKSLARNLSHYLGHAKAGYTIVSTKQRVEIHPSSASISLGSQPEWIVFDQVMRTSRDFAMLTTPVSEALVLKGIEDGWLQLEIEEAKKKIITVACQEYVGNQMFREFVGPRYINMRNLETELSSKFSNSLVIVEAYQDKGELKILSNERSKVNLSDSLSNVLAPHRANFELEESEERIGSVSTDVCVRAVIGAGGNTVNVFMPEEFKIVKIHCTAEIINELSKEDVLKHFDQYGHIKECKKYYHKQKSTVWGQINFEKTESAVKAVRETKGKDLNAFPNVRIPVHGINGLRTKIQWCRRRSRGFGFVEFAVVEDFLRACQLHFLSVGGSTVNIKTAKNSNRSVHVSSLNRLVNEDILRQAFAEALGIDLVKDIVKVIVIREKVNLDKERFNTAKRVLLRKIEQFAKPNSFQLDLREPRSEKDINFTAFCVFNNLDEGYTACSEMNKDFYLNDERISVKIDLYSSLFIRKDVYKMCGDEVMREVERIENENREVRVKLKNLKSENVSVDFHGENVNALTEARESIRVIIRGYVIECETNQDARSLFAREGKKKLQSIMNDTKTLIVADDRVMEVSIHGSLRNKLNAMQLVGDYLQQLSEGTIKNVELKGSGKPPGVMKALMLKYGTDLSNLQTAAKLTTINLDLRNHRVGLLGSSEAISKAVDLVNEEVIRLTDNGTIDSSDEYPDCVTCFCSIETKDLYRLECCGHPYCRECITLQMDTAITNKDFPLVCGKEGCVSKFVWRDFVNLSRQGHITLAKLVNSSLSTYVSQHKDEFHYCTTPDCVTVYRVREDGIPFMCPECNVKVCTTCHVPYHDGLSCAMYKSASKADGSLGAWLMQDKNSRKICPNCTTPIEKIEGCNKMHCAGCKKYLCWTCLAVFNTSPECYGHLNKVHGNFF, encoded by the coding sequence ATGACAGTATTTTCCAGAGAAATAAGTCTGGCTAAACTTTCAAGCAGTGATATTGTACAAAGGCGCTGGAGGGATGAAAAGCCACAGAATCAAAGAATATATACAAGTGAAAATATTGAGAATTTAAGTCTTTCGCCCAAAGACAGAGTTCAGAATTTAAGCTCACAGAGTTTGTGTGTATCATCTAGAGACAGGTCACAGGGTTTAGAAGTGTCAGCTAGAGTAAGGTCACCAGGCTCAGATGTGCCAACTAGAGAAGGGTCACAGGGTTCACCTGTGTCAACTAGAGAAAGGTCACAGGATTCACCTGTGTCAACTAGAGAAAGGTTACAGGATTCACCTGTGTCAACTAGGGAAAGGTCACAGGGTTCACCTGTGTCAACTAAGAAGTTGTCACAGGGTTCACCTGTGTCAACTAGAAGGTCACAGGGTTCACCTGTGTCAACTAGGTCACAGGGTTCACCTGTGTCAACTAGAAGGTCACAGAGTTCACCTGTGTCAACTAGAGGAAGGTCACAGGTTTCATGTGTGTCAACTAAGAGGTTGTCACAGGGTTCACCTGTGTCAACTAGAAGGTCACAGGGTTCACCTGTGTCAACTAGAAGGTCACAGGGTTCACCTGTGTCAACTAGGTCACAGGGTTCACCTGTGTCAACTAGAAGGTCACAGGGTTCACCTGTGTCAACTAGAGAAAGGTCACAGGTTTCATCCATATCAACTAGACAGTCACAGTGTTTACACACACCACCTGACTACAGGTCAGAGTGTTCACGCATGCCACCTGAATACAGGTCAAAGCATTCATGCATGCCACCAGAATACAGGTCACAGCATTCATACATGCCACCTGAATATGGGTCCAAGCATTCATGCATGCCACCTGAATACAGGTTACAGTATTCACACCCACCACCTGAATACAGGTCCCTgcatacacacccaccacctgaaTACAGGTTACAgcatacacacccaccacctgaaTACAGGTCACAGGGTTCACACATACCACGAAATTCAAGTGTGTCATCAGATCAAGGATGGCCACATTCGAGTGTGTCGTTTTTTGGAAGGTGTCGGAGTTTAAGCGTGTCGGATGAAGGAAGATCTTTGAACAGGAGTGTACATGACGATGAAATGCCTCGGAATTCAAATTCAGGAAGACAGGAGAATTCACATATATCAAGGAAGAAGGATACAaaggaaaatttatggaaaatGAAAAGTAGGTCAACGAAGGAAGAGAACGTTAACAAAGGCAAGACAACTGAGGTTTATGTGAAATTTGCTGAAACACTTGATGAGAACATTGATATATTTGGGTATATTGCAAATCGTTTGCCTCCAGGAAGAGAGTTCACTCTGATGAATAGAACCATTGATCCAAACACAAGAAATACCATTGTAACTTTACAATGCAAAAGTAAAAACCTTGCTTCCAGGTTGAAAGCAGAACTTAAGAAAGGAAACAATAAATGTCAGACAAAAATTCTTTGCTTTGATACCTTACAAGAAGCTAGTGGATTTGAAATGAAAAAGCAGCAAGAGGTTGAGAAGTCTTTTGAACAACACGTGCAACAAATTAAAAGACGCTCAGAGTCCGTCCTTGCAGAGCATTATGAAAAACTGTCTGTTGTTGAATGTCGCATTCAAGAGATGCAGCACACGAGAACAAAATACATGTCTATACGTGAATTTGAAGCACAAAGTGGTGAAAGACGTGCCCTTCAAGACAAGGAAAAGGAATTAAATCTACAAAAAGAGGAATTTCTAAAATACTTAAAAAATGCCTTAATTGAGCTTGATAAAGCAAAGGAATCAATTCATTTTGAGAAGATTGCTAGTGAAACTCGACTCAACCTGGCTATTGAATGCAATAGACTTTCAAGTGCATTTCCTATTTATGCAAGACGCACTGATATTCTTGACACTGTTAAAAACAATCAAGTATCAGTTATAATTGGTGAGACAGGATCAGGTAAAAGTACACAATTAGCACAATATTTCTTTCAAGGTGGTTTGGCTAAAGCTGGAATGATTGCATGCACACAGCCTCGTAAAATTGCTGCATCAACTTTGGCAGTACATGTTGCTAAAGAACTGGGTACAGCAGTTGGGCAACTGGTAGGCTATAAAGTGGGAATGCAGACTAGAACAACAAATTCAACAAAAATTTTGTATATGACTGATCACATCCTCCTGAATGAGTGTTTGCAAGATCAAAATCTTTCAGCATTTTCTTGCATTATTATAGATGAGGCCCATGAACGAAGCATTTACACAGATCTCTTACTTGGAATGATCAAGGAGTGTCTGCAGAATCGACCAGATCTTCATCTTGTAATCACGTCAGCCACCATTAACCCAGAAGTCTTTGTTAAGTACTTCAAAGAGTGCCCTGTGCTTTCAGTGTCAGGTAGAATGTTCCCTGTGGAGGTAGAATGGAAAGAACCAGTAATGGGAGCTGAATCATTTGGAAATTACCAAGAGGAAGCAATATTAAAAACTATTGATGTTCATCAATCAGAAGGTAAAGGGGACATATTAGTGTTTTTGACTTCCCCTTTAGAAACAGAGAAGTGCTGTGAACGTTTCCAAGGCTTGATGAACGGCAAACCAGTGGATTATGTTACTCTCCAGTTACATGGCCGGTTGCAAGGAGATGAACAACAGAAAGTTTTTGACCCTGTTCCTGGTaacaagcgaaaaattgtgttTGCTACAAATTGTGCAGAAACTTCAGTCACCATTCCTGGAATTAAATATGTTATAGACACTGGCTTGGTAAAAGAAATGAAATTTGACCCTATCCGAAAGATGAGCACCCTTGCGGTAACCATGGTAACACAAAGTTCAGCTAAACAGAGGCAAGGACGTGCAGGACGATTAGGTCCTGGGAAATGCTTTAGGCTCTACACTGAGGATGACTTCAAAAAGATGAATCCTGACTCGCTTCCAGAAATATTGAGAGTTCATATTGGTCATGCCATGCTGAAACTGATGGAACTGGGTGTTGATCCTCTTAAATTTGATTATATAATGTCCCCTTCTGTTGATGCCATGGAAGAAGCATTCAAATCACTTGTACACATAGGTGCAGTATCAGAGAGAAAGATGACAGAGCTTGGAAAGTGGATTGCTAAAATGCCCTTTGATCCAAAATATGGTGCCTTTGTTTATGAAGCAGTCCAAGCTGGAGCTGGACTGGAAGCTATTATTATAGCAGCAGCAAGTGGAACAAGCTCACTATTTTATAGAGCAGGAACaaatgaagaaaaagaaaaggCAGACAGACATAAAATTAGGTTTTGTCATGAAGGAGGTGATCAACTTACCTTGCTGACTGTGTTTAGAGAGTGGCACAAGATAATGGAAAAAGAGAAGGGAAAATGGTGTTGTAATCATTATATTAATGGAAAATCAATAAAAGGTGTTCGCGAAACAACTAATGAAGTATTACATACACTGAAAAAAGAAATGAAAGTAGATATTAAATTCTCCTTTGGCAAACCAGAGACTCTTGATAATTTGTTAGTGGGTCTTCTGTTTAAGTCTTTGGCTAGAAATTTAAGTCATTATCTTGGACATGCCAAAGCAGGGTACACTATTGTATCCACAAAGCAGAGGGTTGAAATTCATCCTTCCTCAGCTTCCATATCACTTGGGAGTCAGCCAGAGTGGATTGTATTTGATCAGGTTATGAGGACATCCAGAGATTTTGCAATGCTGACTACACCAGTCTCTGAGGCTCTGGTATTGAAAGGGATTGAAGATGGTTGGCTTCAGCTGGAGATTGAAGAGGCCAAGAAGAAAATCATCACTGTAGCATGTCAAGAATATGTCGGAAACCAGATGTTTAGAGAATTTGTTGGTCCTCGCTATATTAACATGAGAAATCTTGAAACTGAACTCTCATCAAAATTTTCAAACTCTCTTGTGATAGTTGAAGCTTATCAGGATAAGGGAGAGTTAAAAATATTATCAAATGAGAGAAGCAAGGTGAACCTCTCTGATAGCCTGTCAAATGTTCTTGCTCCTCACAGAGCTAACTTTGAATTAGAAGAAAGTGAGGAGCGTATTGGTTCTGTCTCAACggatgtgtgtgtgagggcagtCATTGGAGCAGGAGGAAATACTGTAAATGTTTTTATGCCAGAGGAGTTCAAAATAGTAAAGATTCACTGTACTGCCGAAATAATAAATGAACTGTCAAAGGAAGACGTATTAAAACATTTTGACCAGTATGGACATATAAAAGAATGCAAGAAATATTACCATAAGCAAAAATCAACTGTTTGGGGGCAAATCAATTTTGAAAAAACCGAGTCTGCTGTTAAGGCAGTCAGAGAAACCAAAGGCAAGGATCTGAATGCATTTCCAAATGTACGAATCCCAGTACATGGAATTAATGGTTTAAGAACAAAGATTCAGTGGTGTAGACGACGCTCTAGAGGGTTTGGGTTTGTAGAATTTGCTGTTGTTGAAGATTTTTTGAGAGCTTGTCAACTGCATTTTTTGTCTGTTGGTGGTTCTACAGTTAATATAAAAACTGCTAAAAATTCCAATCGGAGTGTGCATGTTTCATCTTTAAATCGTCTGGTGAATGAAGATATTTTGCGTCAGGCATTTGCCGAAGCTTTAGGAATTGATCTCGTTAAAGATATAGTAAAAGTTATTGTGATTAGAGAGAAGGTGAACTTAGATAAAGAAAGGTTTAATACTGCAAAGAGGGTTCTTCTTCGAAAGATTGAACAGTTTGCTAAACCTAATTCATTTCAGTTGGATCTAAGAGAGCCACGATCAGAGAAAGATATCAACTTCACAGCATTTTGTGTGTTTAATAATCTGGATGAAGGATATACAGCATGTTCTGAGATGAACAAAGATTTTTATTTAAATGATGAAAGAATTTCAGTTAAAATTGATCTCTATAGTTCTTTATTTATTCGCAAAGATGTTTATAAGATGTGTGGTGATGAAGTAATGAGGGAAGTTGAACGTATAGAGAATGAAAATAGAGAAGTACGAGTAAAACTTAAAAACTTAAAGAGTGAGAATGTATCAGTGGACTTCCATGGAGAAAATGTTAATGCTCTTACTGAAGCTAGAGAGAGCATTCGAGTGATCATTAGAGGATATGTAATCGAATGTGAGACTAACCAAGACGCTAGGTCATTGTTTGCACGAGAAGGCAAGAAAAAGCTGCAATCAATTATGAATGACACAAAAACTCTCATAGTAGCTGATGATAGGGTAATGGAAGTGTCCATTCATGGCTCACTTAGAAATAAACTGAATGCAATGCAACTTGTAGGTGATTACTTGCAGCAACTTTCCGAAGGAACTATTAAAAATGTAGAATTGAAAGGCAGTGGGAAGCCTCCTGGAGTCATGAAGGCTCTGATGCTTAAATATGGAACAGATCTTAGTAACCTGCAGACAGCAGCAAAGCTTACAACTATTAATCTGGACCTCAGGAACCATCGAGTGGGCTTGTTGGGATCGTCTGAGGCTATTAGTAAGGCAGTAGATTTAGTGAATGAAGAAGTTATACGTTTGACAGATAATGGAACGATTGATTCCAGTGATGAATATCCTGATTGTGTAACATGCTTCTGTTCCATTGAAACTAAGGACCTCTATAGGCTAGAGTGTT